TTCCACCCTGTCCCATTGCTGTGGTCCAGAGCATCAGTGCAGTTTCATCTTTTTCAGGTATTTACCCACCACTTCCCAACATGAGCCCCATGTTTGTGccacctcctctcccccccTACTCCGGGCCATCTCCCGCAGGACCCTCAGCTCCCGCAGCCCCGGTGGGCCCAGGGATGCCAGGTAAGTGGGACTTGGGGGGCTGTCAGAGTCCAGGTGCAGAAGGGTGCTTGGGGCTCAAGCTGTGAGTGGCATTGTGGGCACAGCATGGGGTGGAGAAGCTGTTGTTTCAGGAGCTCAGAGTTGTCTTGATCAATTATTTGAGGTAacagaaggaggaggggaacTGTTCAGCTCTGCACTGCACAGCTAGTGGTCAGCTCTTGCCAGCTTGCAGCTTTCCCAAAGCTCTGAATTCTAACTCAGcttgctgcagttgctgttgcCTCCTTGGATCTTTGTTGCCTCCTCGAAAGAGCTGTGGCTTGgggagaaggctctggggcTTGGGCCACTGCCTAAGGCGTTTAagatggctttttctttcctttctaggGGACAGTAGGGCCATGGAAGCCACTTCCAGTGCATATTACAACTCTGCCAACCCACACAATGTATACATGCCTGTGGTGAGTACTGTGCCTCTGGTCTGCCTGtgcctccttcctcttctttgctAGCAGAGACAACGGTTTGCTTTCCTAGCAAAGTCCAGTGTGCCTTCATACTGAACAAGCACAGAAAGTATGCATTTTCCTGTGAGGAAGGTATGGCTGTTGGTCCCATGTTAAATCCTCAATCAGGAAAGGAGGAGTGCCTTAAGATTTGTCCAGAAATAGCCATTCGGTATTTGTGTTGCTCTTAAAAGCATAACAAATTTGCATGGGCACAGAGAACACACAGAGTGCTCTGCTTCTGATGGGCCTGAAAGTGGGAAGAGTTACAGAGCAGCAGGTCACTTAAGGAGGAGAGCATGTGGgtttctctcattttctggGCTGTATGGAGACAGGGATGTCTCTCACTGTTCAGTCAGTGGCAGGTGGTAGGTAGGCTGTAGCTTACACAGTGGTACGTGACAGCTGATCTGCCTGTGCCCTTCACTGCCTCGCGCGACTCTGTGGTGGGCTGGAGACTGAGGGAGCAGCAAAGCTGGCCCTCAGCCCAGGGTTTGCTCTCTGCTGGGTCAGAGCTATGAACATCAACAAAGCCCTGGAAGTGAATGGAGGATGGtgattaaaaaagattaaatgcaattttaaacaTGGTCTGTTTGCAATAGACCGTTTGTTGCCTGGTTTTGAGGGGACCTTCACTAGAAACGTTGTGGGAGGCAGCATATATCCTGGAGTGTACTGATACTAGAGAGGAATGGTGTGATGAAATGACAGCTTAAAACACAGCTCCTGGCTCGCTCTGTAGCTCACTGAAGAGCAGTTTTTCTTGTAAGCCAAGCCTGAGAACGCCTGGGAAGAGCTCGTCATGAAACAAGCAGGGTTGTTGACTGTACTGTATCTCCTTCCAGGATCAGCCACCTCCTTATGCACCTCCTGAGGATAAGAAGAACAACTAGCAGAAGGAAATTGCAACCAGTATTCCACACACTCTGTCCCTGAAGACAACTTGGCTGCCCCTACCCCCTGGGTTAGCGTATCTCTAGGTCTCTTTGTGTATATACAATATATGTAGTGATGGGCAGCTGAGCACCTGCCCTCCTTAAACAGTCAGTGGCAATACAAGGTGGAACAACAGCACTTTCCTTCTTATTTACTTTATCTCGTGGGGTCGAAGCACTAACCTTTTGCTCTGCCATTGGCTTGAGGAGGGAGATGGACTTCATCTTAAACCACCAGTATACCACACAACTAATCTAGGACTAAAATATGAAGGCTCTGGGATCTTGGATTAAAACTACTTGGAATGCCAAACTTTTGACTTCTTCTGAAGCACCATCCAAGAGGAAAGGTATAGAGAGCCATGAGGTTCCTTGCATAGATCCTTGGGAGCCCCAGAAAGGTGTTAGGTTTCCTGAAATTCTGGCACAGTTCACCATGAGATAGGACTCTGGACACTATTGTGCTGGAAGCGTGTTTCACGTCCTGGACTAACAGTCATGGGGTGACAAACTTGGGAAGTGGATCCAGAGAGATACTGAAGCATTTGGCTATGCAAGAGGGAAGGGGGTGGGCCCCACTCAGCCTGTCCTTGTAGAcactgaacagaaaagcaaacaaaggcGTGCTGCAGGGCAGTGAGTGAGCTGACAGGCTGGAGGTATGGATCAGtctgccttcccctctcctAGAGGCAGGTCCCGTGTCTGTGCAGTGATCCTGTGCCATGTAATGGAGACAAGTGCTGCTCAGGAGGCTGCTTGGCTTGGAGCAAAACCTGTTACATTAGGAAGATGGCCTGGCACTAGCCTTGTCAGATGCGTcccacagctccctgtgctgaGCAAGCTTGTGCTGTCTGCTGGCTCCACAGGGGGAAATGggctttgtcttttccttcagcCGCCACAGCCAGGAGTTGCGTGCCCGCATCCAAGTGCTGCAGTACCGGAGCTGGGATGCTTGCGGGTGCAGTGCCCTCCCTCGGGTGGGAACTGCTGCCTGGGGTGGGTGTTACTGACGCTCAGCTCTCTTGCAGGGACTGGCTGCTCAACCACaacctttccttcctccttagAACATAGTGCAATTAAACCTGCTCTGAAGAGAGTCTCCCTAGTCTGATGGAGACACTTGTGATCCTTTAGATATGGGGTGATCGTGCTGCTTCCTACAGCTTTCCTACCTTCACAGTGAAGGGGAAGGagtgttttccttcttacttCCCTGTGTGCCAGGGCTCTCCTGTAAGTCAGGCTTGCATGACTTGCAAGTGGAAATTCCTAAAGCAGCCCTGCATGGGGGGAAGTAAATTTCCTTATCTATAAACACCTCTTAGGTCTGAGTTAGAGATATTGTAGTaactctgtatttaaaaaaaggaaaaaaaaaaatcaaccatgAATGTTTGTAACTTTTTTAATTGCACTTTAATACAGGAGTGTTCATACCTTTAGCTGCCTGGTCACTGTTGCGTGTGTTCTGTTGACCTTCATTCTTGCCTCCTCTTTCCCTGACACATGGCTAAGCTGGATCTGGAACCAATTAACTGGGGGAGAAAGAGGTGGGGCTCATCCTCTTGCTGCCTGGAGAGGCTGGAAGGCTGGTTCATGCCTTTGCTCTTGCCCAGATAGGCAGAACTGGTGTGTGTTCATGCCCTGGGGGCAGGGACAACACCCTGCTACTCATGACAGCTGTGTTCGTAGCACCTCTCCTGTGTGCATTCAGTGCCAGAGGAAAGGCCTCTCTTTTAAGAGGAACTCCTTGCTagccatttttttccagtgaggcaaaaataaatacatggtAAAGGAAAATGACACGTAACTGTGGACTGTAAAATCTGTTTCCCCTTGTGCCAAGGAAAGCTGTTGCCCTGCTGAACATCATGTAACTACTGGAACACCATTTCCTACTCTGCATCTGTCCAGTCTCTGACAGGAAACCAGTTGTTTCATAGCATAGGTGTTCCTGTTCTGAGGTGATGACCCTACATTAACCACACAGCTATAGCTAGCAACATAAACAAACATGAAATGAGAGAGCCTGGGACCCACttcccttttatttcaattaatttgTCTCAATCACTCCCCAAGAACCAAGCCAGCTCCTGTACAGAGACATGAAGTGTGCGCATCTCCTTTCTCATCAGCACTGCAAGCATCATGTTCGGTATCTTGCCGCTGCACTCAGAGAACATTTCTGGAAGTGGCCAGAATCAGCCATTTGATCCCTCAGGAACCAGAGTGGGAGGATGACCAGGAGCCTTCCAGAATCTGAACAGAACTTGGTTTTGCTGATCTAAAATGTGGTATTTCCCCAGTCTGAGGCTTGATCTTGCGTCAGTCTCCCTGGGCTGCAATCTTAAGCAGCAGTCTTCATGAATGCTGCAGTCATGAAGTCTGGGGCAGTCGGAGGAGGGCATGTCTCGTCTCAAACTCCTCCACACGATGTGCGCTGTACAAAGGTGAAGCAGTTGAGGGCTTCAGAGTCTGTCCTACTGATCACTTGCAGTTTGTTAGTGTAGGCTCCTTCTCAGAATGGAGCTGTGGATGTAGCTGCCCTTGGGAGGAGCCTTTCCCTGAGAAACCCTGAGTGTTcaacctgctgcaggaggcccTGAGCCCCCTTTTAGCAGGAATTTCCTGCTAGATCAAGATGCAGCTTCAGCTCCGAGGCACCTGTGGCCATCTCCCAACTCAAAAGCCACCCTCAGCTGAGCATCAGCATCTTCCCCACACCACTTGTGCACAAcaccctgcagctctgcagtttctGGGCTGTACCACAGCAAGGCTGCTGGGGTTGTGCATGGGCAGTAGAGATTTTTGCTCTGCTGTACAGTGATACCAGAGGAGCTTTAATACAATGCTAGCATGCATGCTAGGCTGTAGTAGTGCTGGCCTccaggctgctggcagcaggatcAGGCCTGCAAGCAAAGACTCTGCACAGGACCATCATGTCTCCAGAAGCTCTTGGTCCTGAGGTGGGTACACAGGAAGGGTGCGGCCCTATTGACAGCCCCTTATTCTAAGCCGAGCTGATtataacaaagaaaagaaggtgaCCAGGTCTGATCCTTGAAGATAATGCCACCCATCACACATGGAGGGAGGGGAGTCACTACCCTAGAAGATACTAAAGCATCCAAAGCCTTTCTACAGGTTTAGTTCAAACAGCCCCGCAAGAGTCAGTGGTACCCAGCTTGAGGCAGAGGAGTGCTCAGGTGTCAGAGCTGATGAACTCTAACAGAGGCTGGACTCTGCTTGTATGGAATCTTCCCCAGGAGGACCTCAGAGGGCTTTGCCATCACTGAGGAATTACGCTCTGCACACCCTTATTAGGTGGTGGGTAATAAGAATTCCTGCTTCATGCAGACTGAGCAGACATCATCAAGCTGGTTCCAGAGGAACGGTcacccccagctctgctgggcacGCCACCAAAAGGCACTTGTGCAGAGAAGAGCCACGTGCCCCAGGCAGGGTCTCAGAGTTCACTGCGGCACGGACTCACACCCCATCCGCTGAGCCCCGTCACAGGAGGACTGGGCGGAAACCCTCGCGGGGGGCTTGCTGTCTGACAATGCGCCAGGGCTGTGTCACGGGGTAGAGATACCACATCACCACCCCCGAGGGGTTAACAGTGACCGAGAAGTTGTCCCCCGTCTTCAAGCCTCTGATGATCTCCCCGCTGTACACGTCTTGTACCTGGAAGAGAGAGATGGTGGCTACCAGGATTTCCATATACCTTTTATCTTGAGGTCCAGCCGTGGTCACTGACATGGCATGGCAGGACAGGGCACAGCAGCGGGCAACAGGAGGGCGACCCAACCTGTGGGTGCCCCTTCATGCTGGAGGCAGGGAGTGGGAGTCCTCCCCTCCCAAAAAACACACAGGGTGGCAAAGGAGGGAGCTGGCATGAGGGGGATCCAGGTGCTATGGGGTGTGCCAGTGGGGCTCACCTCATACACGGCATCAGGGAAGTGGAGCTTGGCCAGGCTGGTGGTGTAGACGTAGGGTATGTCTGCCCTCCGGCTGAAGAAGACAAGGGCACTGGCACCCTGGGACAGCGGGCGCAGGAACACCTCGATGAGGGACTTCTCCTGAGGGTGGGGATGAGCGGgtgaggcagagctgctgggatcAGCACTGGCCACAGACCTTGCCCTGCAGGGCTGCTACGCCAGCAGatccccagctcccacagctctcctgcttGTGTTCCTCTGCATcacttccccctccctccttaTTGTGACACCCTGTGCTGCTCACGTCTGCTCTCACCAACTCATCCACCTTTCTCCTAACCTTGACAATCCTGCGCCCTTGGATTCCCAGGGGGTCCTGGTTGATCTGGATCATCAGCCGGTTCTGCAGGATCTCCTTGGCGCTCGGGGAGATGGTGCGGAGATCCGTGGACATGAGGAGCGGAGCTGCCATCACTGTCCACAAGGCCATTTGAGAGCGTGACTGCTCGTAGCTAAGGCCAAAATTTCCAATGACGAGCTGGAGGGGAGAGGCAGCAAAGATGGGagaggcaaaagaaaagggTCAGGAACTTGTCTGCTTATCACCctcagtgatgctgcagcctgctgggaGTGAGCACACATCAGAAACCTCACACACTCTTGCTCCCCTTCCAGAAGCCTACCACTGCCAGGAGAGCTCATCCCTGCTAGGTGCTCAGCCTTCAGCACACATTCAAATGCACTCACTAACACCCTTCGCTTCACCACTACCCCCAAGGACAACACGAGCTTTCCCTCTTTGCAGCAATAGGGCTCCTGCCCCTGGCACTCCTCTTTTGCCCTGCCCCTAGAAAGGGATTCCTGGAGgtcccctgtccccagcacccatcaCTGAGCCACACCATGTCTGGGTCATTCCAGTGGCCAGGGCCAGCTGCCGGCTGCAGCACGTCCTGGTTTGCGAAGAACCAGTCCAGGATGGAAAGTACGCTGTCCCAGGAGTCCTGGATGTCGTCATAGTTACGCCACAGGTTGCAGACCTCTGCCAGCACGGTATAGTTCACCTGGAGAGGAGCACAGGGtcaggcaggagggaaaaaggacCCAGCCTGCAAGGTGGGGGAGAAGGGGCAGCCACGCTTGTCGAGAGCTGCAGCGTCCAGAAAGGGTGTGAAAGGCAGAGGGATCTGGAGAAGGGCAACATCATGTAGTGAAGGAGGTCAGAGTCATATCC
The window above is part of the Strigops habroptila isolate Jane chromosome 3, bStrHab1.2.pri, whole genome shotgun sequence genome. Proteins encoded here:
- the NAGA gene encoding alpha-N-acetylgalactosaminidase, translated to MGLAVLSGLPLALALALALPSAALENGLALTPPMGWLAWERFRCNVDCRADPRNCISETLFFEMADRLAEDGWRELGYKYINIDDCWSAKKRDAAGRLVPDPERFPRGIKALADYVHAQGLKLGIYGDLGTLTCGGYPGTTLDRVKQDAQTFAEWGVDMLKLDGCYSSGEEQAEGYPEMARALNATGHPIVYSCSWPAYQGGLPPKVNYTVLAEVCNLWRNYDDIQDSWDSVLSILDWFFANQDVLQPAAGPGHWNDPDMLVIGNFGLSYEQSRSQMALWTVMAAPLLMSTDLRTISPSAKEILQNRLMIQINQDPLGIQGRRIVKEKSLIEVFLRPLSQGASALVFFSRRADIPYVYTTSLAKLHFPDAVYEVQDVYSGEIIRGLKTGDNFSVTVNPSGVVMWYLYPVTQPWRIVRQQAPREGFRPVLL